ATGTTCACATTCAAGTATTATTAACAAATTGGAGGACTTTATTTAAGTCTACTAAATTATTTCTTTCTCGCTCTAATTTCACGTTTTGCCAGCTTTATAGATTCTGTTAATGGTCTCTTTGATGGACATATATATGAACATGCACCACATTCAATGCAATCCATTGCCCTGTATTTTTCCGCTTCACCAAAATTGTTTTTAAGTGCATATGCAGAAATATACAATGGCTGCAAATATACTGGACAGACTTCTAAGCATTTTCCACACTTAATACATGCCTCTATCTTTTCGGATACTACTTCCCTTTCTGATAATACTAATATACCACCTGTCCCTTTAATTATTGGAACTCTAGTGCTAAATTGGCTCATTCCCATCATAGGTCCACCCATTATAATTTTTCCTGGAGCTTCATTGAATCCGCCGCATTGGTCAATTAGTTCTTGGATTGGAGTCCCAACCTTCACCAAGAGTACCTTAGGTTCCTTAACTACATGGCCTGTTACAGTAACAATTCTTTCATATAACGGCTTGCCTTCTTGTATGGCATCTGCAACGGCTTTGGCGGTACTAACATTATTTACTACACAACCAACATCTAGTGGTAAGCCGCCTGATGGTACTTCTCTGCCTGTTATAGCATTGATAATTCTTTTTTCGTCACCTTGTGGATACTTTGTTTTTAAAGTAACTAATTTAATATTATCAGAATCCTTTAATACTGATTTAAATGCCTTGATAGTATCCATTTTGTTTTTTTCTATTGCTATAAAACCGTTTTCTACACTTAATGCTTTCATTAAGGCCTTGGCTCCAAATATTATCTTTTCAAACATTTCAAGCATCATTCTATGGTCTGGGGTTAAAAAAGGCTCACATTCTGCTCCATTTAGAATAAATGTATCTATCTTTTTCTCTGGAGGTGGCGAGAGTTTTACATGTGTTGGAAAACCAGCGCCACCCATGCCTGTAATCCCAGATTCCTTAATGATTTCGACTATTTTTTTAGGAGAAAGATCTTCTAGATTACCCTTTGGTTTTACAGATTCATGAAGTTCATTTAGCCCATCTGATTCGATTATTACAAAGTTAGTTTTAATTCCTGTTGGTGAATATAATAGGTTTATGTCTTTAACAACTCCTGATACGCTTGAATGTACTGGTGCAGACACAAAAGCCTTGGATTCGCCAATTTTTTGTCCAACCTTAACATGGTCTCCGGCTTTAACTATAGCTTCACAAGGAGAGCCGACGTGTTGAAGCAATGGAATATAAACAATTTTAGGATCAACCGCTTTAATAATAGGCTTACGATTTGTTAGACCCTTATGACCAGGTGCATGGACCCCACCCTTAAATGTAAGATTATCTAGTCTCATTAATTACACCTCTTATTTTAATATAGTTATATTGTAACATACCCATTCCTTCGTCCCATTAATTATTTAGATTTATTTTGGGTATAATCAGTTTATTGGACAAAACTAGTTTGAAGGTGAAGAATATGATTGATATATTATTAATATTTGACAAAGATAAAAGGTTATCAGATGGTTTTCTTATAAAAGGTCAAAATAACGTAGAAGTATTTAAAGATTTTGTAAGTGAAAATAAATTGAGTATGGATGATTTTTTAAAAGACTACAAGTGTACTTCAGATTTAATTGATATAGATGGAAGATTATACATGTTTCAAATAATCAATATGAATGAAAGTACCTATTTGTTGTTGAGTAGAAAAGACTTGACAGAGGCTTTAACTAAGATATCATTGGATTATTTTGAGCAGGGTATGCAAATATATGATAAAAATGGATACTTTCTATATGGAAATAAAAAAAGTGAGAAATTAGAGGAATATAACAGCGAGAATTTTAAAGGGAAGCATGTTTTGGAGCTATACGATTTAAATGAGGAGTTTAGTACTGTTCTTACAATATTGAGAACTAGAAAACCTGTTATAAATAGATGTGATAGGTTTAAGGTTAAAAGTGGAAAAACATTAACAACGATAAACACTGGATTTCCAATAATTATTAAGGACAAATTATATGGGGCTATTGTGTTTGAGAGTGATATTACTGCAGTAAAATCCTATCAAGATATGAGCCTTGATTTTGAGTCCTATTTAAAATCTAAAAAGAGTGATAAAAATGATTCCATGTTTACCTTTGCAGATATTATATATGAATCTAATTCTATGAATGAGGTTATAGAATTTGCTAAAAAGGTATCATTAACAGACTCCAGCGTTTTAATTCGAGGTGATACAGGTACAGGTAAGGAGTTATTTGCTCAAAGTATTCATACTTTTGGCACCAGAAGATTTAAGCCTTTTATCGATGTGAATTGCTCTGCAATACCAGATAGCTTATTTGAAAGTCTATTTTTCGGAACGGAGGTAGGTGCATTTACTGGAAGTGTTTCTAAAACAGGATTTTTTGAGCAGGCTAATGGTGGCACTTTGTTTTTAGATGAAATAAATTCCATAAGCTTAGATAAGCAAGCCAAGCTTCTTAGAGTTTTAGAAGAGAAAAAATTTCAAAGGCTTGGAGGAAGTAAGAAAATAGATTGTGATATAAGAATTATTGCAGCTACAAATGAAGATTTGCAGGATCTAGTAAAGTCCGGCAGGATGAGAGAAGATTTCTATTATAGAATAGCAGTTGTAAAGATTATTATTCCGTCATTGAGGGAAAGAAAAACAGATATAAAGATTCTTTCGAATTATTTCCTAAGTGCTTTATATGAAAAGTATTCATTTGGACCAAGTAAAATATCTGATGAGGTATTAAAGAATTTCTTAGCCTATGATTGGCCTGGTAATGTTAGAGAATTAAGACATATCATAGAATCTTCATTTAATAATTCAGATAAAGATGATTCTTATCTTGCTAAAGGATCTATCCCAGAGTTTATACAGAATCTTGACTTAACTAAACACAAAGACGGTTTATATAATAGCAATCTTAATGAATTGTTAAATAATTATGAGAAGGAAATAATAATTAAGCAGCTGAAAGAAAATGATAACAATATAACACAAACTGCTGCTAGTTTAGGTATTAGCAGACAAAATTTACAATATAGAATAAAGAAAAATGGAATTAGGGTATGAGCAAAATATTTTTTCACATGCAAGTAAAATTTGCACCAGTAAAAGTTTGAAGTTATCTTAAGTTTTGAATACCATATGCAAATATATTTTGCATATGGTATTTTTTTAGAAAGTAGTTTTTAGAATATTAGGCATATTATAAACGTTTGCAAGGATTAATATTTTTATTTATTATTGGCATGGAACTTGCTATTAATATAGGCATACAAAATAAAATTACGTAAGGAGGAGAAATATGTCAAATTTTAAGGAGCAGGGTAATAATACTCAAAGTTTAAATAAGACAATATTTATCCCATCATTTTTAATTGTTGGTGGGGCAACATTATATGGATTATTAAACAATGAAGGATTAACTAGGGTAGCAAGTGGATTTTTTACATTTTCTTTAAGAAACTTTGGGTGGCTGTATCAAATTGTATCAGTCGTAGCACTTATATTTGTTGCAGTACTAACTTTTTCTAAGTTTGGCAACATAAGATTTGGTGGGCCTGATGCAAAACCAGATTTTCCTTTTTGGACTTGGTTTGCTATGACTTTAACTGGTGGGGTATCTACTGGTTTGATAACGTATGCAGTAAATGAGCCTATCATATATTTTTCTAATATATACGGTGAAATGGCTAATACCGGAATAGAAGTTGAAAGCTCAATGGCTGCTATTTTTGGAATGGCGAGAAGTTATTATAACTGGACATTCATTCCTTATGCAATGTATGCATTAACAGGTGTATTATCTGCTTATTTATATTTCAATAAAAACAAGCCTTTAACAATTTCAGCATCTCTTATACCAATCTTTGGTGAAAAAATTACTAAGGGTATCTGGTCAGAAATTATAGAAATATTATCACTTTTAGCTATTGCACTTGGTTTAGCTTCCTCACTAGGCGCAGGAATAGCATTGCTTGGAGCTGGTATAGAAGTAGCTTATGGAATTAGTCAAGGACCAATTATTTGGCTTGCATTTACTATTATAATTGCTGTTACTTTTATATTTTCAAGTGTTTTGGGATTGGAAAAAGGTATCAGTTGGTTTGCAAATTTGAATTCAAAGATATTTTATATATTATTAGGTGTAGTATTTTTAATAGGACCATCAGTTTATATTTTAAGGATTTCTACAGCTGGATTAGGCTATTGGTTCCAAAATTTTTGGATATGGGGTTTAGATCCAATAGATATAGGTGGCGAAGCTTTGGTAATGTGGTGGACATTATATGACTGGGCAATATGGATTGCTTATGCACCATTAATGGGGCTATTCTTAGCTACTATAGCTTATGGAAGAACTATAAGACAGTTTATGGTTGTAAACTGGGTATTACCGTCAGTATTTAGTATTGTATGGTTTGCAGTATGGGGTGGTACTGCTCTAAATTGGCAAGCTAGTGGTAAGGTTGATTTGGCTAAGGTAATTTCAGAGAATGGGGCAGTAGCTGGGCTATGGGCTTTCCTTCAGAATGTACCTTTTTCAATGATTATAATACCTGTATTGATGATTACATTGATTCTTTCATTCTCGACAAATGCTAATGGTATGACCCGTACAATATCAAGTATGTGTACTAAAAATATTAAACATGATCAAGAACCAAAGATGTGGCTAAAGATATTATGGGGAACTACTATTTCAGCTATTGCCTTTATCATGGTTGCATTTGGTGGTGGAGTTCAAGGTGTTGACGGAGTAAAATACCTAGCAGCCGCTGGTGGATTTGTTGTATTATTCTTATTTATCCTTCAAATAGCATCAGCAATTAAATTGTTCTTCTTTGATGAAAAGGCAGAATAATTGAGGACATTTGAATAAAGGGAGGAGAGGAGAATTATGATAGGAGATTCTATGAAATTAGAAGATTTTATGAATATTGTAAGAAGAAAGCAGAAGATAGAGTTTTCAGGTGATTATATATCACGTGTTAAAAATGCACGAAATTTGGTTGAAAAGTGGGTTGAAGAAGGCAGAGTAATGTATGGAATCACTACTGGTTTTGGAGCAAATAGTACTAGAACTATTTCTAAAGAGGATGCAGTCAAATTACAAAGAAATATAATTATTAGCCATTCAACGTCAGTTGGTCAACCTATGAGTGAAGAAGAGGTTCGTGCAACAATGCTTATGATTCTACAAAATGCTGGAAAAGGCTATAGTGGAATTAGATTAGAAACCTTGGATAGGTATAGACAGTTTTTAAATTATAATCTTATACCATATGCTCCAAAGGAGGGATCCGTTGGATATCTATCACCAGAAGCACATATAGCTATGTCTATAATGGGTGAAGGAAAGATGATTGAGGATGGACGAGCAGTTGATTCTATGGAAGTTTTAGAAAAAAACAATCTTGATAAATTTGAGTTATCATATAAAGAAGGTTTGATTTTAGTATCTGGAACCACAAGTGTTACAGGATTGGCTGCTATAGCTTTATATGATATGATAAATGCTGTAAAAACTGCTGATATAATTGGTGCTATGACCTTGGAGGTTTCTAGGGGCACACTTAGGGCCTTCGATGAAAGATTGATGAGCGTTAGAGCTCATAAGAATCAATATGAAACAGCAAAAAGTATTAGAAGTATACTTGAGGATTCAGAAATTGCAAAATCTAATTATAATTATCGACTGCAGGATGCGCTTTCTATTAGGTGTATGCCACAGTTACATGGTACTGTTAAAAAGACCTTGTACGATGCTTTAGAAACACTGGAAGTAGAGATGAATAGCTGTACTGATAATCCTATAATTTGGGGGGATGGAAATGATGGTGAAGCCATTTCAGGTGGAAATCCTGATTCATCTTATATAGGTTTGGAAATGGACTCAGCATCCATGGCTGCAACTATGGTTGCTAAAATGTCAGAAAGAAGGAATAATAGATTGGTAGATGGTAATTTATCAGAAAACCCATGGTTTTTGGTAAATAATCCAGGACTAAATTCAGGTCTTATGATACCACAATATACACAAGCTGGATTATTAAATGATATGAAGATATTATCAACACCTTCCGTAATTGATAGCATACCAACCTGTGGTAATCAAGAGGATTATGTGGCGATGGGTTATAATTCATCTAAGAAAGCAGTAGCAATTGCTGAAAAATTGGAATACATTTTAGCTATTGAATTATTATCAGCATACCAATCTTATCAATATATAGATGAGAATTTAAAGAGAAGTACAGTTACAGAAGCCATATATAATGAGATATCTAAAACAGTTCCAATTATGGAAGATGATATGTATCTATATCCTCACATTGAAAAATTAAAATCATTAATTCATGATGGAAAGTTATTAGAGATAACTGAAAATATTATAGGGGAGATTAGATGAAACAAAAACAATATGAAAATGTAGATATAAAAAAGATATTTTTGACTCCACCTAAGGTATTACACGAGAGAATAATATTATTAGTAACATTATGTATTACGTTTATAATATTTTTTAGACCAATACAGTTTAGTGAAATAAGACCCTTTGAGGCTTTACTAATTTCAGGATTAGCAGCTGTGTCTACAAGCTGGGGTTGGGTAGTACTATTAAGATCGTTGTTCAAAAAAGGCGAATATAAAAAATAGTGGCAAAAAGGGACAGATTATCTGTCCCTTTTTTGATTTGAATTGACCAGTTAGTCAATTTTCTTTTTAAATTTAATAGTTGCTGCGGTAAGTACTGTAAATCCAAATATTATCAATATTATAAATTCATACCTTAAGGATGTAAGGGTATTTCCCTTTAGAATTATTCCCCTTAGTACCTTTATAAAGTAGGTTAGAGGGAAGATGTTACTTATTACTTGAATTATCTTAGGCATGGCTTCTCTTGGAAACATATATCCCGATAGCAATATGTTTGGCATTATCATAAACATTGATAGCTGCATTGCTTGAAGCTGGCTTTTAGATACGGTGGATATTAGAAGTCCTACTCCTAATGCACTAAATAAAAATACTACTGAGAAGAGCAACAATAGGGTTATGCTTCCTGCTACTGGTACTTTAAACCAGAATACACTAAGGGCTAGTGCCAGAATTATATCGATGAATCCTATGATTACATAGGGGACAATTTTTCCAATCATTAACTCCATTTTGGAGATGGGGGTCACGATTAACTGCTCTAATGTGCCCTTTTCTCTTTCTCTAACTATAGAGAAAGAAGTAAGCATCAGTGTTACAGTCTGAAGGATTACACCTATAAGACCAGGGACATTGAAATTTATACTACTCATATCTGGGTTGTACCAGACTCTACTTCTTAAATCCAATGGTTGAGAAATCATATTTATAGAAGACGCCTTGGCTCCTGTAATCTGAACAGCCATTGATTGAGCAACAGCACCAGCACTTTGCAATATAGTCTGTGCAGTTGTTGGATCTGATCCATCTACGAGCAATTGAATCTGTGCTGTTTTTCCGCTTTTTATGTCCTTTGAATATTCTGGTGGGATTATTATCCCTGCCTTTGCATATCCGTCATCTATATATTCCTGAACATCATCCATACTATAGGCAAGGTAGTCAATATCAAAGTATTGTGAGTTTGTAAAGCTATCTAGAAGCGCTCTACTCTCAGTTCCTATATCGTTGTTAAATACTACTGTAGGTATATGATCTACACTGGTGGAAGCAGCATAGCCAAATAACAATAGCTCCATTATAGGCATCAATAATATTATAGCAATTGTCCTTTTATCCCTTTTTATCTGATAAAATTCCTTTCTAATAACTGCTATTATTCTCTTTATGTTAATTTTCAATTTGTCACCTGCTTTCTATTGGCATCATTTACAAGAAATACGAATACATCTTCAAGTGATGGTCTAACCTTCTTCATATTGATTAGTTTAATCTCATTTTTTACTAAATGCTCTTGAAGTTCATCAAGGGGCAGACTTGGGTCTATGAGTGCATGAACTCCTGTACCATAAACTGATGCCTCTTTTACCTTTTCTTTTGTCTTTAATGTTTCTATGGTTCTTAGGGTATCATCTACTTTTATTTCAATAATGTCCCCATTTATAGTTGAGTCCTTCATATTATTAGGTGTGGCAAGGGTAAGTAGATTTCCATAATAGATAAAACCAATGGTATTACAATGTTCAGCTTCATCCATGTAGTGGGTAGTGACCAATATAGTGACCCCCTGCTCGGACAGATTGTATATTAAGTCCCAAAAATCTCTTCTAGCTATGGGGTCTACTCCCCCTGTAGGTTCATCTAGAAATAATATTTCAGGATCATGGATAATGGCACATCCTAGGGCAAGTCTTTGCTTCCAGCCTCCAGATAGATTGGCAGTTATCATATTTTCTCTACCTTCTAAATCTGCCATCTTAAGGATTTCTTTTTTCTTTTGTTTTAATTTACTTCCTGTAATTCCATAGATACCTCCATAAAAGTCAAGGTTCTCCTCTACGGTTAGGTCCTCATATAGGCTAAACTTCTGAGACATATAGCCGATTCGTTGTTTTATCATATCATTTTCCTTACTAATATCGTATCCTAAAACTTTTCCGACACCTGATGTTGGAGTTATAAGGCCCATTAACATTCTAATAACTGTTGTTTTTCCAGAGCCATTTGGTCCTAGAAAACCAAAAACCTCTCCCTTTTTAACATTGAAGCTAACATCATTAACTGCAGTAAATTTTCCGAATTTCTTTGTAAGATGTTTAATTTGAATTGCATTTTCCATATAATCACAACCTATCTCTGCTCATTTTTCACTATATTTACAAATACATCTTCAAAGGAAGGGGGTATTTCATTGATTTGGCTTATTTCAATTTTGTTTTCTTTAAAATCCTTTAGTATTTTCCCTTTTACAGTCTTATAATCATCAACAACTATATGAAGTTCCTCTCCCATAAGATATGCATCTTCAACATAGTCAAGGGTACTTGAAAAGTCTCTGGCTTTGTAATTATCCTCAGAAAGAATAGATATAATGTGCCTTTCGAAATCTCTTATAATTTTATCTGGTTTATCCTTCCTGATTATTCGCCCTTTATTTATCAATCCAATTTCATCGCATCTTTCAGCTTCATCCATATAGGGAGTGCTTACAAAGATAGTTACTCCTTCCTCCTTCAGTTCGAATAATATCTTCCACAACTCTCTTCTGGCTACAGGGTCAACCCCTATGGTAGGCTCATCTAAAAACAAGTACTTTGGAGTATGAATCAAGTTACAGGCAAGGGATAGCTTTTGCTTCATGCCGCCTGAAAGCTGGTCTGCCAGTTTATATGAATGCTTTGTTAGATTGCTAAATTCCAAAAGATACTTTATCTTTTCCTTTCTTTCCTTCTTAGGAACTTGATAAATTTCTGCATAGAAGTTTAAATTTTCCATTATGGTTAAGTCACCATATAGACTGAACTTTTGTGGCATATAACCGATATCAAATTTTATTTTTTCACTATCTTTTACTATGTCATTTCCTCCAATCTTTGCAGTACCTCCATCAGGTGATATGAGGGAACATAACATTCTCATGGTAGTGGTTTTTCCAGCACCGTCAGGGCCTATGAGCCCAAATATTGTACCAGATTCAACCTGTACATCAAGATTATCCACTGCAATAATATCACCAAAAGTTTTTGTAAGAGAAAAAGCTTCTATTTCATATCCCATATATAATTCTCCTAACTTCTTAATCTATTTTAATACTTACATCTACTGGCATTCCTGACTTTATAATTCCTTTGGAATCATCAACCTGAATTTTTACCTCGAATACAGTATTTACTCTTTCTTCTTTGGTCTGTATATTCTTTGGTGTAAACTCAGCGTTGGTATTTATCTTTATTACCTTTCCTGTAAATGTTTCTTCAGTTTCAGAATCTATATGGACTTTAACTTCCTGACCAATCTTTATATGGCCAATATTTGCTTCTGAAACATATACCTTTATTTTCATATCCCTTGTGTCAAAAATCTCTGCCACTGGCTTACCTAAAGATGTGAACTCACCTTTATTAATAGCCAGAAGATTTATAATTCCATTGATAGGGGATGTAATCTCTGTTTTTGAAAGCTCTTCCTCTAGCTGTTTAGCTATGGTTTTAGCCTGATCATATTTTAATTGTGATATTTCAAGTTGACTTTGTAACTGATTTAGCTGCATACTTCCATTGGAAATACTTAGTTCATGAGAAGCTTTTGCCTGCAGCATTTTGTTTTCTACAGCCTTTTTTGTTGCATCGCTTGGTCCGGATTTAACTTGATCAAGCTTTGCACTTGCCATATTAAATTGAGTTAGTGCTATATTGTAGTTTTTTTCTATTTCATCATATTCCCTTTGAGCTATGACTTCGTGTTCTAATAAGGTTTTGCTATCTTTCAACTTATCTTCTATATATTTGAGATTAATCTCAGCTTGTTTATATGCTTCTTCAGCTTGCCTGATTTCTTCTGAACTGGCCCCTTCTAATACTTTTTCGTATTCTCCCAGTGAGGAATTATATGCACTTTTAGCTTGTTCAGTGGAATCAGCATAAACGGCTTTATATGATTCTAGGCTTTCCTGTGATACGGCTACGTTTTTTTCTGCAATTTTTAGATTATCCATTGCTTGTTCATATTGATTCTTAATAGTTGAGTTGTTGATTTCTGCTATAATTTGCCCTTCTTTTACGGTGTCCCCTTCCTTTACCTTTACTTCAGCTATGATTCCGTTTACTTCACTACTTAAGTCTATTGAGTTGTTTTCAACCATTCCAGAAGCTTCTATGAAAGTTCCTTCTTTGGTTGTAACCATAGTTGTATCTCCTCTTTGAAATCCGTTAAAAATGAAAATGGAGATTAAAACAAATACAATTAGTATTGGTATTGTGACAATTTTTCCCTTAGATTTAATATAATCTTTAATTTTACTCATAATCTACCTCCAAGTAATTTTTACAAATACATTGATTTTCTCATCATGGAGGTATTATAATATTTATTAAAATAGATAAGCTGTAACATATGTTACAACTTTGAAATAAAGGTGAATATTATGATGAAATTAGAGAATTACTACGATGTATTAAAGAATATAGATCTATTTGGGAATTTTTCCGATGAGGATTTTAAAAAGCTTTTTAAGAGTATAGATTATAGAATACATAGATATACCAAGGATAGTATGGTATTTATTGAGGGTAGGGAATGTAATACATTAAATATTATCCTAAGGGGTAATATTAGAATTCAAAAAATCGATTCATTTGGAAAGGCTTTGGTGGTTGTAGATTTTAAAGAAGGAGATATTTATGGGGAAACCTTACTATTTGGGAAACCGAATATTTATCCAATGACAGGTATAAGTACTATGGATACTACAATACTGTATCTTCCAAAGGAGGCAGTATTTTATCTATGTAGAAATGATGATGTGTTTTTAAAAGAATTTCTTACGTTATTATCTTTAAAATCGGTGACCTTAAGTAGTAAACTTAATCAAATATCATTAAAGACCATAAGGCAGAAGATATGTGAGTTCATTCTAATGGATTATAATAAAAATGAGAGCCTAAAGATTAAGCTTAATATGACTAAGAGTGAATGGGCTGATATAATGGGGGTGCAAAGACCTTCACTATCAAGAGAGTTATTGGAAATGAAAAGATTAGGATTAATTGATTATGATTATAATTATATATACGTGAAGGATATAGAAGGGATAAAGAAAATACTTTTATCCAGTTAAGGAATAGTGTAATAGTGGATTCATTTTATAGGAATTAAATTACATATGGGGTATAATAGAAATATATGTTAATTATCTCTACTATGATAATTGGACAGGAGGTTTATTATGGATATTATAAAAGTATGTAAAGATATACTAATTAAGTATGAAAAAATAATCTTTGCATATATTTTTGGTTCTTATATAAGTGGAAAGTTTAATGAGGATAGTGATATAGATATTGCAATTTATACAAAAGAAAAGATTCACCCTGAAGAATATCTAGAAGTAAAACTAAAGTTGACTGAGAGATGCAGAAGAGAAGTTGATTTAATTATATTAAATGATGCAAAACCATTATTTAGATATGAAGTTAATAGGAACAATAAGCTATTATTTACTAGAGATAAAAACTTTGAAACTAACTATAAGGTAAAAACACTATTCGAATATAATGATGTGAAAAGATATCTAGATTTATCTTATGATGCTACTATTGATTTACTCAGGAAAGAGGTGGAACAAGATGGTTAAT
The DNA window shown above is from Tissierella sp. Yu-01 and carries:
- the rsxC gene encoding electron transport complex subunit RsxC — protein: MRLDNLTFKGGVHAPGHKGLTNRKPIIKAVDPKIVYIPLLQHVGSPCEAIVKAGDHVKVGQKIGESKAFVSAPVHSSVSGVVKDINLLYSPTGIKTNFVIIESDGLNELHESVKPKGNLEDLSPKKIVEIIKESGITGMGGAGFPTHVKLSPPPEKKIDTFILNGAECEPFLTPDHRMMLEMFEKIIFGAKALMKALSVENGFIAIEKNKMDTIKAFKSVLKDSDNIKLVTLKTKYPQGDEKRIINAITGREVPSGGLPLDVGCVVNNVSTAKAVADAIQEGKPLYERIVTVTGHVVKEPKVLLVKVGTPIQELIDQCGGFNEAPGKIIMGGPMMGMSQFSTRVPIIKGTGGILVLSEREVVSEKIEACIKCGKCLEVCPVYLQPLYISAYALKNNFGEAEKYRAMDCIECGACSYICPSKRPLTESIKLAKREIRARKK
- a CDS encoding sigma 54-interacting transcriptional regulator — its product is MIDILLIFDKDKRLSDGFLIKGQNNVEVFKDFVSENKLSMDDFLKDYKCTSDLIDIDGRLYMFQIINMNESTYLLLSRKDLTEALTKISLDYFEQGMQIYDKNGYFLYGNKKSEKLEEYNSENFKGKHVLELYDLNEEFSTVLTILRTRKPVINRCDRFKVKSGKTLTTINTGFPIIIKDKLYGAIVFESDITAVKSYQDMSLDFESYLKSKKSDKNDSMFTFADIIYESNSMNEVIEFAKKVSLTDSSVLIRGDTGTGKELFAQSIHTFGTRRFKPFIDVNCSAIPDSLFESLFFGTEVGAFTGSVSKTGFFEQANGGTLFLDEINSISLDKQAKLLRVLEEKKFQRLGGSKKIDCDIRIIAATNEDLQDLVKSGRMREDFYYRIAVVKIIIPSLRERKTDIKILSNYFLSALYEKYSFGPSKISDEVLKNFLAYDWPGNVRELRHIIESSFNNSDKDDSYLAKGSIPEFIQNLDLTKHKDGLYNSNLNELLNNYEKEIIIKQLKENDNNITQTAASLGISRQNLQYRIKKNGIRV
- a CDS encoding BCCT family transporter, encoding MSNFKEQGNNTQSLNKTIFIPSFLIVGGATLYGLLNNEGLTRVASGFFTFSLRNFGWLYQIVSVVALIFVAVLTFSKFGNIRFGGPDAKPDFPFWTWFAMTLTGGVSTGLITYAVNEPIIYFSNIYGEMANTGIEVESSMAAIFGMARSYYNWTFIPYAMYALTGVLSAYLYFNKNKPLTISASLIPIFGEKITKGIWSEIIEILSLLAIALGLASSLGAGIALLGAGIEVAYGISQGPIIWLAFTIIIAVTFIFSSVLGLEKGISWFANLNSKIFYILLGVVFLIGPSVYILRISTAGLGYWFQNFWIWGLDPIDIGGEALVMWWTLYDWAIWIAYAPLMGLFLATIAYGRTIRQFMVVNWVLPSVFSIVWFAVWGGTALNWQASGKVDLAKVISENGAVAGLWAFLQNVPFSMIIIPVLMITLILSFSTNANGMTRTISSMCTKNIKHDQEPKMWLKILWGTTISAIAFIMVAFGGGVQGVDGVKYLAAAGGFVVLFLFILQIASAIKLFFFDEKAE
- a CDS encoding aromatic amino acid ammonia-lyase, which codes for MIGDSMKLEDFMNIVRRKQKIEFSGDYISRVKNARNLVEKWVEEGRVMYGITTGFGANSTRTISKEDAVKLQRNIIISHSTSVGQPMSEEEVRATMLMILQNAGKGYSGIRLETLDRYRQFLNYNLIPYAPKEGSVGYLSPEAHIAMSIMGEGKMIEDGRAVDSMEVLEKNNLDKFELSYKEGLILVSGTTSVTGLAAIALYDMINAVKTADIIGAMTLEVSRGTLRAFDERLMSVRAHKNQYETAKSIRSILEDSEIAKSNYNYRLQDALSIRCMPQLHGTVKKTLYDALETLEVEMNSCTDNPIIWGDGNDGEAISGGNPDSSYIGLEMDSASMAATMVAKMSERRNNRLVDGNLSENPWFLVNNPGLNSGLMIPQYTQAGLLNDMKILSTPSVIDSIPTCGNQEDYVAMGYNSSKKAVAIAEKLEYILAIELLSAYQSYQYIDENLKRSTVTEAIYNEISKTVPIMEDDMYLYPHIEKLKSLIHDGKLLEITENIIGEIR
- a CDS encoding ABC transporter permease, encoding MKINIKRIIAVIRKEFYQIKRDKRTIAIILLMPIMELLLFGYAASTSVDHIPTVVFNNDIGTESRALLDSFTNSQYFDIDYLAYSMDDVQEYIDDGYAKAGIIIPPEYSKDIKSGKTAQIQLLVDGSDPTTAQTILQSAGAVAQSMAVQITGAKASSINMISQPLDLRSRVWYNPDMSSINFNVPGLIGVILQTVTLMLTSFSIVREREKGTLEQLIVTPISKMELMIGKIVPYVIIGFIDIILALALSVFWFKVPVAGSITLLLLFSVVFLFSALGVGLLISTVSKSQLQAMQLSMFMIMPNILLSGYMFPREAMPKIIQVISNIFPLTYFIKVLRGIILKGNTLTSLRYEFIILIIFGFTVLTAATIKFKKKID
- a CDS encoding ABC transporter ATP-binding protein, translated to MENAIQIKHLTKKFGKFTAVNDVSFNVKKGEVFGFLGPNGSGKTTVIRMLMGLITPTSGVGKVLGYDISKENDMIKQRIGYMSQKFSLYEDLTVEENLDFYGGIYGITGSKLKQKKKEILKMADLEGRENMITANLSGGWKQRLALGCAIIHDPEILFLDEPTGGVDPIARRDFWDLIYNLSEQGVTILVTTHYMDEAEHCNTIGFIYYGNLLTLATPNNMKDSTINGDIIEIKVDDTLRTIETLKTKEKVKEASVYGTGVHALIDPSLPLDELQEHLVKNEIKLINMKKVRPSLEDVFVFLVNDANRKQVTN
- a CDS encoding ABC transporter ATP-binding protein — its product is MGYEIEAFSLTKTFGDIIAVDNLDVQVESGTIFGLIGPDGAGKTTTMRMLCSLISPDGGTAKIGGNDIVKDSEKIKFDIGYMPQKFSLYGDLTIMENLNFYAEIYQVPKKERKEKIKYLLEFSNLTKHSYKLADQLSGGMKQKLSLACNLIHTPKYLFLDEPTIGVDPVARRELWKILFELKEEGVTIFVSTPYMDEAERCDEIGLINKGRIIRKDKPDKIIRDFERHIISILSEDNYKARDFSSTLDYVEDAYLMGEELHIVVDDYKTVKGKILKDFKENKIEISQINEIPPSFEDVFVNIVKNEQR